The DNA region GGAGGACTCGCCGCAATCACCATCGACATCGAGGACCTTAAACCCGGCGACCCGCCGTTCGACCGCGCACTGGACAACCACGCTCTGGACAACCATGCACTGGACAACCATGCACTGGACAACCATGCACTGGACAACCATGCACTGGACAACCACGCCTGGAACGATCCCGCCGGGGACTACGCCGCCTGACATGGCGGTTCGCGGGTCCGCTTCATCGCCGCACGTAAACTGGCACGCGTGACTATTCGCATCGTGTCTATAGGCGACAGCTTCGCCGAGGGTATGAACGACTACCTTCCCGACGGCACCGAAGTGGGCTGGGCGGACAGGGTCGCCGCGGGCCTGGCGGCCGCTCACGCCGACCAAGAGGTCTGGTACGCCAACCTCGCGATACGCGGCCGCAGGATCGAGTCCATCGTCGTCGAGCAACTCGACGCCGCGCTAGCGCTCGAACCACCGCCAACGCACCTCACCTTCAACGGCGGGGGCAACGACATGCTGCGCCCCGGATTCTCCGACGAACGCATGATCGAGCTTACCTCCAGGGTGCTCGATCACTGCGCCGCCATGGGGGTCTTCCTGGTGATCGTGACCGGCGCCGATCCCTCGGACAAGCTGCCCGCAGCGAAGCGCATGCGCCGGTTGGGGACTCGCCTCACGCAGATTGTCGAGGGTCTCATCGCAGGTCGCGAGGGCGTCGTGTTCGTGGACAACTTGCATGACGTAGAGGGGCGCAGGGGGGCGTATTGGTCGGAAGACCGCCTTCACCTCGGCAGCCTTGGTCACGAGTGGATCGCGAGCCGCGTCCTTACCGCCATGGGCGTGCCCACGCAGGCCCCTGTCGTGACCGATGCCGACGCGCCCCCGGGCGGTCTCGTGGGGGAGTTGCGCTACTGGCGCGCGTACGTGCTGCCGTGGATGGGACGAAGGCTCACCGGCCGCTCGTCGGGCGACGGGCGCGCACCGAAATTCGCGACATGGACTCTGATCAAGCCCTAGGGATCACCGTGGCGGAGCGAGCGACGGCCTAGCCGGGCCGCGACGGTTTAGCCGGGCCTGACGTCGCGGCGTGCGAATCGGTCGAGCCCCGTCCACATCAGGCCGCCAGCTATCACCGTCATGATGATCACGGGTGTCCACGACATCGGCTCGAGCGGCATATATGGCACCGCCGAGAAGGGCAGCGCGTCGAGCAGCCACTTGGGAAGGCCGAGGACCTCGCCGAGCATCGTCGCGAACCACATAGCCGCCATCGCGCCCCACGTGACCGGAATCGCCACCGAGGGAGCCCAGCCGAAGAGCGCCACCGCCAGACCCACCAGGATCATGACGGCGGGCCAGTACGCCAGCGCCGCGCCGGCCATCGTGATGGCCTGCGAGGAGTCGCCGGAAATCGAGCCATACACCGCGCCGAGCAGGCCCCCTCCAATGAGAAGTAGCACCACCGACCCGACGACGGGAATGAGCAGTCGCTCAAGCGCCCACCTGGTGCGCGAGAGCGCCCCCGCGAGTTGGGTTTCGACGATTCCGGTCGCCTCGTCCGTTCGCAGCGACACCGCCGACTGCGTGGCAAAGGCCGCGGTGATGAGTCCGATCATCCCCGCGAGCATGGCAAGAAGCGCCTCGGCGCCGACGCCGCGCATCAGGTTCGCCATGGCACCCGCCGCGTCGGCCATGAAGGTGTTCATGGCGTCGATGATCGAGCCGAAGAGCAACGCGGCGAGGACGACGCCGATCGTCCAGCCGATGATCGGGCCGCGCTGGAGGCGCAGGCCGAGTCCGAGCGGTGAGGCCATGCGAGCCGGCGCGTCGGCGGGGCCGGAACGTTCGGCCAGCAGGCCGGAGCCGTGGTCGCGCCGGGCCTCGATGAGGGCGGCGATCGCCAGCAGTGCCGCCGCGAGGGCGACGAGTAGCGCGAGGGGCCACCACCGGTTGCCCGCGTAGGGCTGCATCTGCTGACCCCAACCGATCGGCGATGCCCACGACAGGACGCCGTTTCCCAGGTCGCCCACCATGCGCAGCACGTAGAAGCCGATGATGACGGTGGACGCGAGTGCGTTGGCTCCGCGCGAGGTCGAGGCAAGCTGCCCGGCGACGGCTCCCACGCCTAGGCCCACCAGGCCCACACCCGCGATCGAGGCCCCGAAGATGAGCGAACCCGCGATCCCCGTGCCCTGGGGATCAAGCCCGTTCGACGCGGAGCCGAGCGCGATGCCGGCGCCCACCGCGATGCACAGCAGCCCGTACACCAGCCAGGCGGCAGTCGCGTACGCATGCAGGCCGAGCATCCTTGACCGAAGCAATTCGGTGCGTCCCGCCTCCTCGTCGGCCCTGCCGCTGCGAGTCACCAGGAACGCGGCGCCGAGCGCCAGGCTCACCGCAATTGTCATCCAGCCCTTGGTCCAGACCGCGCCGCCGAGCGTGTTCGCGGCGGCAGAAAGTCCCGTCATGGCCTTAATATCAGGAGTGTTGGAGACCACTGCGAAGTCGTTCAACGACTGCTGGGTGGGGAACAGCGTGTGGTAGTAGGAGGCGATGTAGGAGAACATCCCCACCAGGACGACGAACCAGACGAGCAGCCGCACCCGGCTGCGGCGCAAGACGAGGCGCACCATCGTGGGAAGGCCCGCGAGGGCATCGGAAGGACGGCGGCTACCTAAAGGCGCAGCGACCACCGTGGCGGGAAGCGTGGCGGTCATTTCTGGTCGCCGCCCGCCAGCGCGGCCAGTTCATTGCCGTAGTGGCGCAGGAACAGGGCCTCGAGCGACGGCGGGTTCGCCACGAGCGAGCGTGGGCCCAATTTCGCGACGGCGGCGAGTACCGCTGGCATGGCCGCATCATCGACGGCGAAGGTTGCTCGCCCATCGACCACCACGAAGTCGTGGACGCCCGGCAGCGACGCGAGGCTCGCGGCCCCGCTGTCGACCACGGTCGTTACCTGGGTGCGCGTAAGGTGGCGCAGCTCGGCGATGGTGCCCGATTCGACGGTCGCGCCGTCGCGAATGATCGTCACCCTGTCGGCGAGCCGCTCCACCTCGGCGAAGATGTGGCTCGAGAGCAGTACGGACTTCCCGGCGGCCTTCACCTCACGGATCGACTCGGTGAACGCGGCCTCCATGAGGGGGTCGAGCCCACTCGTTGGCTCGTCGAGCAGCAGCAGCTCGGCGTCCGATGCGAGCGCGGCGACAAGGGCCACCTTCTGCCTGTTGCCCTTGGAGTACGTCCTTGCCTTCTTGGTCGGGTCCAGCTCAAAGCGGTCGAGCATGAGCTTCTTGCGCTTGGGGTCGAGCGAGCCGGAGAGCCGCACCAGGATGTCGATGGCCTCACCGCCCGTGAGGTTGGGCCAAAGCGTGACGTCCCCTGGTACGTAGGCGATGCGCCGATGGAGCGCGACGGCATCGGCCCACGGGTCGCCGCCCAAGAGCGACGCGCGACCGCCGTCGGCCCTGAGCAGGCCGAGCAGCACGCGGATGGTGGTGGTCTTTCCCGAGCCGTTGGGGCCGAGAAAACCGGTCACTTGGCCCGTCGGGACCGGGAGATCGAGCCCGCGGAGGGCGTGAACTGAGCCAAAGTTCTTGACGAGGCCCTCGACCTCGATGGCCATGGTGCTGCGTGAAGGATTGCTGGACATGGTGTGCTTTCGTGTGGCTAAGAGTGGGTGGATGGGGCCTTGACGTCACGCGGTGACGGCGTCGGCGGGTACATCCTCCCGGGGCGGGTCTCCCACGTAGTCGAGGTAGTCGTCCAGCATCTGGCGTGTGGTGAGCATGCCTTCCGTGAAGATTTCGAGCATCGGCAGCATCTGGTCGCGCTGGCTCGCGAGCGCCGCGGCCACGAACTCATCGGGCGTGGCGTCTGGCATCGTCAGCAACTCGACAAGCAGGGCGCCAATGGACTGGAAAATGAGGTAGCGCAACCGCGCCTCGTCGTCGCGAGAGGGGCGCACGAGTCCCGCCTCGACGCTGGCCCGCATTGCCTCCCTCGCCTCGTCGACCAGATGCTCAAGGAACTCCCGCGCGGCGCGACCGCCCGCGTGGACGGCACGCAGAATGTAGACGAGGAGCGGCGCCGCAATGCTCGGGTCCGCGACGTAGTGCAGAAGAGAGCCGCTGGGGTTCGCTACGCCGTCCGTCTTGATCGCCTGGTAGCGGCGAAGTACCTCGGCGTCGCACTCGGAGCGCAGGGCTGCCTTGGAACCAAAGTGGTGCGTGATGAGGCCGGGGGAGACGCCCGCGCTCTTCGCGATGGTCGTGAAGGATGCGCCAAAGCCCTGGGAGGCAAAGCAGGCGATCGCGGCCTCACGAATCCGTGCGCGCGCGGTGAGGTCCGAATCCGGGGCGGCGACAGCCGGGGTTATATGCACAACCAATAGCCTATATGTGCAACTAGTCGGTTGTCGAGCGTGCGGCGCGGCGGCCAGTTGCACATCGACCCTGTGGGCGGCGCGCGGTGTTGGCGCATGCGCCCTGGACGCGGGCGCGTGTCTTGAAAACCCGGTGCTGAACACCCATGCCCCGTGACCAAGGTCCCGGGCATTCATTCCGGGGTAGGCGTGTCATGGAGAGGTGAGCGGCAACGGGGCCGGCACAAAGAACGTGGCGCAGACGGGCAAAATCCGTCCCACCGGGTCCTAGATGTTTCAGCCTCTTTTGCAGGCATGTACCCATCACGGTTCGATCTTCACTTCTATGCCGTGCGGGCGCACGGCGCCCGTTCGTGCGTGTCCCGCGCGCGATCGGATAGCCAACGAAAGAAGGCGCATGTTGAGCACCACTACGGAGACCAACACCACAGTCGGCGGCCCCGGACCCAAGACGGGAACCGTCTACACCCGCCCCGGCCAGCCTGGGAGTCTCGTCACCCTCAAGTCCCGGTACGACAACTTCATCGGCGGCGAGTGGGTTGCCCCAAGCACCGGTGACTATGGCGAGGACCTCGCCCCCGCCACCGGCCAGCCCTTCGCGGAGTACGCCAGATCCGGCGTGGCGGACATCGACAAGGCCGTCGCAGCCGCCAACAAGGCGTTCCCAGCGTGGGCCCGTACCTCAACGACCGAGCGAGCCGCCGTCCTGAACCGGATCGCCGACCGGATCGAGATCCACCTGGAGGAAATCGCGGTTCTGGAGGCCTGGGAGAACGGCAAGCCGGTGCGCGAGACCCTCGGTGCCGACATCCCGCTCGCCGTGGACCACTTCCGCTATTTCGCCGCGGCCATCCGCACTCAGGAAGGCAACATCAAGAAATTGACGGACCAATTGGTGTCGTATCACTTCTACGAGCCGCTCGGCGCCGTTGCCCAGATCATCCCGTGGAACTTCCCGATCCTGATGGCGGCGTGGAAGTTGGCGCCAGCCCTCGCCGCGGGTGACACGGTGGTGCTGAAGCCAGCATCGGCCACTCCGGTGTCGATCCTGTATGTGATGGATCTGATCCAGGACCTGCTTCCCGCGGGTGTCGTGAATGTGGTCAATGGGGCTGGCGCGAAACTGGGCAAGGCGCTCGTGGAGCATTCGGGCATTTCCAAGGTGGCGTTCACCGGCTCCACGGCCACCGGCCGCCAGATCATGCAGTATGCGATCAAGAACATCATCCCGTCCACGATGGAGTTGGGAGGAAAGTCACCGAACGTCTTCTTTGAGGACGTGGCCAGGGAGAAGGACGGCTACTACCGCAAGGCCGTCGAGGGCTTCGTGCTCTTCGCTTTCAACAAGGGCGAGGTGTGCTCGTGCCCGTCGCGGGCTCTGCTGCAGCGGCCGCTGATGTCCGGATTCCTGGACGACGCAATCGACCGCGTCAAGCGCATCAAGGTCGGCGACCCGCTGGACACCACCACGGAGATGGGTCCGCAGAACAGTACCGAACAGATCAAGAAGATCTCGGGCTACCTCGCCCTTGGTCCTCAGGAGGGGGCCACGGTGCTGGCGGGTGGCGAGCGCGCCGAGATGCCGGGCGATCTGGCCGGCGGCTACTTCGTTCAGCCGACGGTGATGGTCGCCGAGAACGATATGCGGGTGTGCCAGGAGGAGATCTTCGGTCCCGTCCTCACCGTGGTGCCGTTCGACACCTACGACCAGGCCATCTCGATCGCCAACGACACGGAATACGGGCTCGGCTCGGCGGTATGGAGCCGTGACGAGCACCTCACCTTCGAGGCGAGTCAGGACATCCACGCCGGAAGGGTGTGGGTGAACACGTACCACGCGTACCCCGCGGGCGCAGCGTTCGGCGGTTACAAGGCGTCTGGCTACGGCCGGGAGACGGACCAGTCGGCGCTGCACAACTACCAACAGGTAAAGAACGTGCTGGTGAACCACGTGAACGAGCCGCTCGGGTTCTTCGCGTAAGGGGGCGCCCGCTCGGCTCGCGGAACGGGGCGTGATTCGGGGGCCGTCGATGTTGATGTCGACGGCCCCCGAACTCGCCTGTCGTGACCGTTTGCCGCGGGCCTATCGAGCGAGGACCTCGCTCGGGTCGGTGTGGATTTTCTCCTCGATGGTGTCGGCCGTGAGTTCGCGGGTGCAATAGAACCAGTCGACGCACTCGACGCCTTCGACATTGCCCTCCATCCGCTCCTTTGCCACACCGCAGGAACCTGCGGTCGGCACGATGACGCGCTCGCCCGGCGTCCAGTCGGCGGGTGTCGCGACATCGAACGCGTCGCTGACCTGCAGCGCCTTGATCATGCGCAGGATCTCCTGCATGTTGCGGCCGGTGCTCATCGGGTAGTAGAGCATCGCGCGGAGGATCCCCTCGGGGTCCACGAGGAACACGGCGCGCACGGCCTGTGTGTCGCCTGCTCCGGGGTGGATCATGCCGTACTTGCGGGCGATGTCCATCTTGATGTCCTCGATGAGCGGGAACTTGACCTCAAGGTTGTTCCAGCCGCGGAACTCCATTCGCTCCTGGATGAGGCGCAGCCACGCGATGTGCCCGTAGAGGCTGTCGATCGACAGGCCGAGTAGCCGGGTGTTGTACTGGGCGAACTCGTCCTCCATGTGCGCGAACGTCATGAACTCGCTGGTGCAGACCGGTGTGAAGTCCGCGGGGTGGCTGAAGAACACGACCCAATGGCCGGCGAAATCCTCGGGGAAGGAAACATTTCCCTGCGTCGTCTTCGCCGTGAACGACGGTGCGGGTTCGTTCAGTCGAGGGTAGGCGATGACCTCGGCGGCGTTCTGAGCAGCGGTCTCTTGCATGGCTCTCATCTCTTCTTTCGTGTCCA from Demequina lutea includes:
- a CDS encoding SGNH/GDSL hydrolase family protein encodes the protein MTIRIVSIGDSFAEGMNDYLPDGTEVGWADRVAAGLAAAHADQEVWYANLAIRGRRIESIVVEQLDAALALEPPPTHLTFNGGGNDMLRPGFSDERMIELTSRVLDHCAAMGVFLVIVTGADPSDKLPAAKRMRRLGTRLTQIVEGLIAGREGVVFVDNLHDVEGRRGAYWSEDRLHLGSLGHEWIASRVLTAMGVPTQAPVVTDADAPPGGLVGELRYWRAYVLPWMGRRLTGRSSGDGRAPKFATWTLIKP
- a CDS encoding ABC transporter permease, producing MTATLPATVVAAPLGSRRPSDALAGLPTMVRLVLRRSRVRLLVWFVVLVGMFSYIASYYHTLFPTQQSLNDFAVVSNTPDIKAMTGLSAAANTLGGAVWTKGWMTIAVSLALGAAFLVTRSGRADEEAGRTELLRSRMLGLHAYATAAWLVYGLLCIAVGAGIALGSASNGLDPQGTGIAGSLIFGASIAGVGLVGLGVGAVAGQLASTSRGANALASTVIIGFYVLRMVGDLGNGVLSWASPIGWGQQMQPYAGNRWWPLALLVALAAALLAIAALIEARRDHGSGLLAERSGPADAPARMASPLGLGLRLQRGPIIGWTIGVVLAALLFGSIIDAMNTFMADAAGAMANLMRGVGAEALLAMLAGMIGLITAAFATQSAVSLRTDEATGIVETQLAGALSRTRWALERLLIPVVGSVVLLLIGGGLLGAVYGSISGDSSQAITMAGAALAYWPAVMILVGLAVALFGWAPSVAIPVTWGAMAAMWFATMLGEVLGLPKWLLDALPFSAVPYMPLEPMSWTPVIIMTVIAGGLMWTGLDRFARRDVRPG
- a CDS encoding ABC transporter ATP-binding protein translates to MAIEVEGLVKNFGSVHALRGLDLPVPTGQVTGFLGPNGSGKTTTIRVLLGLLRADGGRASLLGGDPWADAVALHRRIAYVPGDVTLWPNLTGGEAIDILVRLSGSLDPKRKKLMLDRFELDPTKKARTYSKGNRQKVALVAALASDAELLLLDEPTSGLDPLMEAAFTESIREVKAAGKSVLLSSHIFAEVERLADRVTIIRDGATVESGTIAELRHLTRTQVTTVVDSGAASLASLPGVHDFVVVDGRATFAVDDAAMPAVLAAVAKLGPRSLVANPPSLEALFLRHYGNELAALAGGDQK
- a CDS encoding TetR/AcrR family transcriptional regulator: MHITPAVAAPDSDLTARARIREAAIACFASQGFGASFTTIAKSAGVSPGLITHHFGSKAALRSECDAEVLRRYQAIKTDGVANPSGSLLHYVADPSIAAPLLVYILRAVHAGGRAAREFLEHLVDEAREAMRASVEAGLVRPSRDDEARLRYLIFQSIGALLVELLTMPDATPDEFVAAALASQRDQMLPMLEIFTEGMLTTRQMLDDYLDYVGDPPREDVPADAVTA
- a CDS encoding aldehyde dehydrogenase family protein, with the translated sequence MLSTTTETNTTVGGPGPKTGTVYTRPGQPGSLVTLKSRYDNFIGGEWVAPSTGDYGEDLAPATGQPFAEYARSGVADIDKAVAAANKAFPAWARTSTTERAAVLNRIADRIEIHLEEIAVLEAWENGKPVRETLGADIPLAVDHFRYFAAAIRTQEGNIKKLTDQLVSYHFYEPLGAVAQIIPWNFPILMAAWKLAPALAAGDTVVLKPASATPVSILYVMDLIQDLLPAGVVNVVNGAGAKLGKALVEHSGISKVAFTGSTATGRQIMQYAIKNIIPSTMELGGKSPNVFFEDVAREKDGYYRKAVEGFVLFAFNKGEVCSCPSRALLQRPLMSGFLDDAIDRVKRIKVGDPLDTTTEMGPQNSTEQIKKISGYLALGPQEGATVLAGGERAEMPGDLAGGYFVQPTVMVAENDMRVCQEEIFGPVLTVVPFDTYDQAISIANDTEYGLGSAVWSRDEHLTFEASQDIHAGRVWVNTYHAYPAGAAFGGYKASGYGRETDQSALHNYQQVKNVLVNHVNEPLGFFA
- a CDS encoding peroxiredoxin, producing MRAMQETAAQNAAEVIAYPRLNEPAPSFTAKTTQGNVSFPEDFAGHWVVFFSHPADFTPVCTSEFMTFAHMEDEFAQYNTRLLGLSIDSLYGHIAWLRLIQERMEFRGWNNLEVKFPLIEDIKMDIARKYGMIHPGAGDTQAVRAVFLVDPEGILRAMLYYPMSTGRNMQEILRMIKALQVSDAFDVATPADWTPGERVIVPTAGSCGVAKERMEGNVEGVECVDWFYCTRELTADTIEEKIHTDPSEVLAR